The Listeria welshimeri serovar 6b str. SLCC5334 genome has a window encoding:
- a CDS encoding LytR/AlgR family response regulator transcription factor, translated as MHLKIAICDDDKVICSQIESMILRYAKNDRFDVTVHIFYDGNSLMDTIQNDDDNFELIYLDIEMGGINGVDVGVTIREKFRDHKIQIVYVSGTGQYDRQLFDVQPLLFISKPIGESKLVKSINLAMEKLTLTPKLYHYKKRKEYFSVWMEDIIYFENSGRNVKIMTIDGMDIFVGNIKDVATEILSYGFIQISQSIIVNYNFVRKYSHEEIILVNKEKIGIPKNKRNIVKEQFLRESDKHL; from the coding sequence ATGCATTTAAAAATTGCGATATGTGATGATGATAAGGTTATTTGTTCCCAAATTGAAAGCATGATTCTACGCTATGCGAAAAATGATAGATTTGATGTCACCGTTCATATATTTTATGATGGCAACTCACTAATGGATACCATCCAAAATGATGATGATAATTTTGAGTTAATCTATCTTGATATTGAAATGGGGGGAATCAATGGTGTAGATGTTGGTGTGACAATTAGAGAAAAATTTAGGGATCATAAAATACAAATTGTTTATGTTTCTGGAACAGGACAATATGATCGACAATTATTTGATGTTCAGCCTTTATTATTTATTTCAAAGCCTATAGGGGAAAGTAAACTAGTAAAATCTATCAATTTGGCAATGGAAAAATTGACATTAACGCCAAAGTTATATCACTATAAAAAACGGAAAGAATATTTTAGTGTTTGGATGGAAGATATCATCTATTTTGAGAATTCTGGAAGAAATGTGAAAATCATGACAATTGATGGTATGGATATATTTGTTGGAAATATCAAAGATGTAGCAACAGAAATTCTTTCATACGGATTTATTCAAATTAGCCAATCGATTATTGTAAACTATAACTTTGTGAGGAAATACTCTCATGAGGAAATTATTTTAGTAAACAAAGAAAAAATTGGTATTCCAAAAAACAAAAGAAATATAGTAAAGGAACAATTTTTAAGAGAAAGTGATAAACATTTATAA